From the Rhodococcus sp. NBC_00297 genome, one window contains:
- a CDS encoding TetR/AcrR family transcriptional regulator — MAARRDTDRTADDGSTRERLVDAAVAVLAEEGPAEMKVRRISDRAGSSTITVYHHFGNVGGLLDAVVVRGYATLTGTLEDAAASNDDPGVQLFAMALGARGFAQRNPHLYDLMFGLSPRGTYRASAPLVPQQHFRRAYAVLVRSCHRLVTAGRVDIDDPEQIAAQLWSLVHGFVSLEAAGHFADHSDPVASVLAPMAVAQLVGIGDDRARATRGALDAYATWTATAVE; from the coding sequence ATGGCCGCTCGACGAGACACCGACCGCACGGCGGACGACGGATCCACCCGCGAGCGCCTCGTCGACGCCGCCGTCGCTGTCCTGGCAGAGGAAGGCCCTGCCGAGATGAAGGTCCGTCGCATCAGCGACAGGGCAGGCTCCTCGACGATCACGGTCTACCACCACTTCGGGAACGTGGGCGGGCTGCTCGACGCTGTCGTGGTGCGGGGATACGCGACGCTGACAGGGACTCTCGAGGACGCGGCCGCGTCGAACGACGACCCCGGTGTGCAGCTCTTCGCCATGGCCCTGGGAGCCAGAGGTTTCGCGCAGCGCAATCCGCACCTCTACGACCTGATGTTCGGACTCTCGCCGCGCGGAACCTACCGCGCGTCCGCTCCCCTTGTGCCACAACAGCATTTCCGCAGGGCCTACGCCGTTCTGGTACGCAGCTGCCACCGACTGGTGACGGCCGGTCGCGTCGACATCGACGACCCGGAACAGATCGCCGCCCAGTTGTGGAGCCTGGTACACGGGTTCGTCTCACTCGAAGCGGCCGGCCACTTCGCCGATCACAGCGACCCAGTCGCGAGCGTCCTCGCGCCCATGGCTGTCGCCCAGCTCGTCGGTATCGGCGACGACCGCGCTCGGGCCACCCGCGGAGCGCTCGACGCCTACGCGACCTGGACCGCGACGGCAGTCGAGTAA
- a CDS encoding ABC transporter substrate-binding protein, translated as MRRIPRAIATVAMAASAFALTACGGSTTPSGPVEGSWDDVVAAAKTEGSVMLYSSQKPANLDALKAAFTQKYPEISMDFVRGTDSEINPRVETENRTGTGIADVHMVTDASWIASASESGTFSTEIVGPDFDAPDYDRAASVKNDRFFLSSAAVFGLGWNTAAVPDGLETPQDILDPAYRGRIGIVNPTGIASYVDLYRHYAENYGEDYWDKLAELQPRVYPSALAVAQALTSGEVVVSPSVQPLVTEVDAGAPVDWVLPENPWGTPWYTEVLSAAPHPNAAQVLADFMVTAEGQAALNGGYAAALPDVPGAVERAQNIASPDPADLTPENVDRYSQEWSQLFQ; from the coding sequence ATGCGGAGGATTCCCCGAGCCATCGCCACCGTTGCCATGGCAGCGTCGGCGTTCGCGCTCACAGCGTGCGGCGGCAGCACCACCCCGTCCGGGCCCGTCGAGGGCAGCTGGGACGACGTCGTCGCCGCGGCGAAGACGGAGGGCAGCGTGATGCTCTACTCCAGCCAGAAGCCTGCGAACCTCGACGCGCTGAAGGCCGCGTTCACGCAGAAGTACCCGGAGATCTCCATGGACTTCGTGCGCGGAACGGATTCCGAGATCAATCCCCGTGTCGAGACCGAGAACCGCACGGGTACAGGCATTGCCGACGTCCACATGGTGACCGACGCCTCGTGGATCGCCAGCGCGTCCGAGTCCGGCACCTTCTCCACCGAGATCGTGGGTCCGGACTTCGACGCACCCGACTACGACCGCGCGGCCAGCGTGAAGAACGACCGCTTTTTCCTCTCGTCCGCCGCTGTCTTCGGCCTCGGGTGGAACACCGCCGCGGTGCCCGACGGTCTCGAGACCCCGCAGGACATTCTGGACCCGGCCTACCGCGGCCGCATCGGCATCGTCAATCCGACGGGCATCGCGTCGTACGTCGACCTGTATCGGCACTACGCCGAGAACTACGGCGAGGACTACTGGGACAAGCTGGCCGAACTGCAGCCGCGTGTCTACCCGAGCGCCCTGGCCGTCGCGCAGGCCCTGACGTCGGGTGAAGTGGTGGTCTCGCCCAGCGTCCAGCCGCTCGTCACCGAGGTCGACGCGGGCGCTCCCGTCGACTGGGTGCTGCCGGAGAACCCTTGGGGCACACCGTGGTACACCGAGGTCCTGAGTGCGGCGCCGCATCCGAACGCGGCTCAGGTCCTGGCGGACTTCATGGTGACCGCCGAGGGACAGGCCGCGCTGAACGGTGGCTACGCCGCCGCGCTGCCGGATGTTCCGGGCGCCGTCGAGCGGGCACAGAACATCGCCTCACCCGATCCCGCCGATCTGACCCCCGAGAACGTCGACCGGTACTCGCAGGAATGGTCGCAGCTCTTCCAGTGA
- a CDS encoding SDR family NAD(P)-dependent oxidoreductase, whose protein sequence is MDARTAPSHGSRVLVTGAARGIGAACAARFASSGATVYVTDVDDEGGRAVADTLGPSVRYLHLDVASEAEWDACVQRIEADGGGLDVLVANAGAAHRGDIADTSLADFRRMLDINLVGTFLALRTASTAVKSGGSVITVSSLRGILATAKLGAYGASKFGVRALTRVAALELAERGIRVNSVCPGSIDTDITGSEDFADHDVAGYVRTIPMQRRGTTGDVADAVVFLAGSESSYITGTDLVVDGGLAAGARTPTHTSGQKA, encoded by the coding sequence ATGGACGCTCGGACAGCGCCTTCACACGGCTCACGTGTGCTCGTCACCGGCGCCGCGCGCGGCATCGGTGCGGCATGTGCCGCGCGCTTCGCCTCTTCCGGAGCGACCGTGTACGTCACGGACGTGGACGACGAAGGTGGTCGCGCGGTCGCCGACACCCTCGGACCGTCGGTTCGCTACCTGCATCTGGACGTGGCGTCGGAAGCCGAGTGGGACGCGTGCGTGCAGAGAATCGAAGCGGACGGTGGAGGCCTCGACGTGCTGGTGGCCAACGCCGGGGCGGCGCACCGCGGCGACATCGCCGACACCTCACTGGCCGACTTCCGCCGCATGCTCGACATCAACCTGGTCGGCACCTTCCTCGCCCTCAGGACGGCGAGCACCGCCGTGAAGTCCGGCGGTTCCGTGATCACGGTGTCGTCCCTGCGCGGAATCCTCGCGACAGCAAAGCTCGGCGCCTATGGCGCCTCGAAGTTCGGTGTGCGGGCCCTCACCCGAGTGGCTGCGCTCGAGCTCGCCGAGCGGGGGATCCGAGTCAACTCGGTGTGCCCCGGAAGCATCGACACCGACATCACCGGTAGCGAGGACTTCGCCGACCACGATGTCGCCGGCTATGTGCGCACCATTCCGATGCAGCGGCGGGGCACCACCGGCGACGTCGCGGACGCCGTCGTGTTCCTCGCCGGATCCGAGAGCAGCTACATCACAGGAACCGACCTCGTCGTCGACGGTGGTCTGGCGGCCGGCGCGCGAACACCCACACACACCTCTGGACAGAAGGCATGA
- a CDS encoding ABC transporter ATP-binding protein, protein MTDRFTISGLTKTYGSTKVVDGLDIDIEQGEFLVLLGPSGCGKTTTLRCLAGLETPQGGRISFKDRTVFDADQRVDVPAHKRNIGMVFQSYALWPHMTVRRNIKYPLDVRGLTKSFGPGAVEAAADMVDCGALLDRYPSQLSGGQQQRVAVARGLVARPDLILFDEPLSNLDARLRDQVRSQIHRLHRELGFTAVFVTHDQSEAFALGDRLAIMKSGRIEQLDTPSSVFENPGSDYVAAFIGMANKLELRRAHDGWQTSAGDAIDLRDSVVRDRADEGDSAVARLRPDDLLLHRSMAEVPPGHVGLHAALVDHEYGGRHFDVTVRSGAETLTLRASAAEHGLALRSAEPGDAVVVSFSPAALRVFPSAPSTATAADTAPVAAAVGSAS, encoded by the coding sequence ATGACCGATCGCTTCACCATTTCCGGACTGACCAAGACGTACGGCAGCACGAAGGTCGTGGACGGTCTCGACATCGACATCGAGCAGGGCGAGTTCCTGGTTCTTCTCGGCCCGAGTGGCTGTGGAAAGACCACCACGCTGCGGTGCCTCGCGGGGCTCGAGACGCCCCAGGGCGGGCGTATCTCGTTCAAGGACAGGACGGTCTTCGACGCGGACCAGCGAGTCGACGTCCCCGCGCACAAGCGCAACATCGGCATGGTTTTTCAGTCCTACGCCCTGTGGCCGCACATGACGGTGCGCCGCAACATCAAGTACCCCCTCGACGTCCGCGGACTCACCAAGTCCTTCGGACCGGGAGCCGTCGAGGCAGCGGCCGACATGGTGGACTGCGGCGCACTGCTCGACCGGTATCCGTCGCAACTCAGTGGTGGCCAACAGCAGCGCGTGGCGGTCGCCCGCGGGCTGGTCGCGCGTCCGGACCTCATCCTCTTCGACGAGCCGCTCAGCAACCTCGATGCCCGGCTGCGCGATCAGGTCCGGTCCCAGATCCACCGCCTGCACCGCGAACTCGGGTTCACCGCCGTGTTCGTGACCCACGACCAGTCCGAGGCATTCGCACTGGGCGATCGTCTGGCCATCATGAAATCGGGTCGCATCGAGCAGCTCGACACGCCGTCGAGCGTGTTCGAGAACCCAGGCTCGGACTACGTCGCGGCATTCATCGGCATGGCCAACAAGCTCGAACTGCGCAGGGCGCACGACGGCTGGCAGACCTCCGCGGGTGACGCGATCGATCTCCGCGACTCGGTGGTCCGCGATCGTGCCGACGAGGGCGATTCCGCGGTCGCACGGCTGCGTCCGGACGACCTGCTCCTGCACCGCAGCATGGCCGAGGTTCCGCCCGGCCACGTCGGACTGCACGCCGCCCTCGTCGATCACGAGTACGGAGGTCGGCACTTCGATGTGACCGTGCGGTCCGGCGCCGAGACACTCACCCTGCGTGCGTCGGCCGCCGAGCACGGCCTCGCGCTGCGTTCGGCCGAGCCGGGTGACGCCGTGGTCGTCTCCTTCTCCCCCGCAGCGCTGCGGGTGTTCCCCTCGGCGCCCTCCACCGCGACCGCCGCGGACACCGCACCCGTCGCCGCAGCAGTGGGGAGCGCATCGTGA
- a CDS encoding ABC transporter permease, which translates to MTGPWRARLGYGILLAVLAYLVVLPMVRLQMLAFEDGARGYRSQYGRFDIAQTLWTTVILALGSLVIALVLGTLLAYAASRLPARLGFLKMIPILPIVLPAVANIVGWAFLLSPGPGYLNVVLRALPWWSDLESGPVDVYTVPWIVILTGFGLTSFVYLFVSSGMDNISSEHLEAARISGSSSMGVFFRIVLPLLRPSLIYGGGIAFLLGLGQFTGPLLLGQNSGVKVLTTEMYRRVSESPSDFAAAAAAGSPLVLFGLALVLVQKMLLGNQSRFVTHGGKAFSAPSGRGTWAAVTISVYALFALLIPIVGLVIVSLTPYWSDTLTLDLLTLDNFRALISDDAIVSSVLTSILTSLAAVAVCIPIGYVMANLLVRGRRFRVLGMIGDFITALPLGIPAVIFGVGFLLTYTEPPLILYGTRTVIVLVYIVLMLPFSVRLQMTAMLALGNTYTEASATSGASPVVTNLRILLPLMRGAIFGAVALMFILLTHEFAASLLVRASTTQVMGTLLYDMWQNGSYPLVAAMALLMTAVTTTGVAIAMLVGGRNVLSKL; encoded by the coding sequence CTGACCGGCCCCTGGCGTGCCCGGCTCGGTTACGGCATTCTTCTCGCCGTTCTCGCCTATCTGGTCGTCCTCCCCATGGTGCGTCTGCAGATGCTCGCGTTCGAGGACGGAGCGCGGGGCTACCGCAGCCAGTACGGACGGTTCGACATCGCCCAGACACTGTGGACAACAGTGATTCTGGCGCTGGGATCGCTCGTCATCGCGCTCGTTCTCGGCACCCTGCTCGCCTACGCCGCGAGCCGCCTTCCGGCGCGACTCGGGTTCCTCAAGATGATTCCCATCCTGCCCATCGTGCTTCCCGCGGTCGCCAACATCGTCGGCTGGGCCTTCCTGCTGTCACCAGGACCCGGCTACCTCAATGTCGTACTGCGCGCGCTGCCCTGGTGGAGCGATCTCGAGAGCGGCCCCGTGGACGTCTACACGGTGCCGTGGATCGTCATCCTGACCGGATTCGGTCTGACGTCGTTCGTCTATCTCTTCGTGTCCTCGGGAATGGACAACATTAGTTCGGAGCACCTCGAGGCCGCTCGGATCAGCGGATCGTCCTCGATGGGTGTGTTCTTCCGTATCGTTCTCCCCCTGCTCCGTCCGTCGCTCATCTACGGCGGTGGTATCGCGTTCCTCCTCGGTCTCGGCCAGTTCACCGGACCACTCCTGTTGGGTCAGAACAGCGGAGTGAAGGTCCTCACCACCGAGATGTACCGGCGGGTGTCGGAATCACCGTCCGACTTCGCGGCCGCCGCAGCTGCCGGTTCACCCCTCGTCCTGTTCGGACTGGCGCTGGTTCTGGTGCAGAAGATGTTGCTGGGCAATCAGAGCCGGTTCGTCACTCACGGCGGCAAGGCGTTCTCCGCACCCTCGGGCCGCGGAACGTGGGCGGCCGTCACCATCAGTGTGTACGCCCTGTTCGCGCTGCTGATCCCCATCGTCGGACTCGTCATCGTGTCGCTGACCCCGTACTGGTCGGACACCCTGACCCTGGATCTGTTGACGCTGGACAACTTCCGGGCCCTCATCTCCGACGACGCGATCGTCTCGTCCGTACTCACCAGCATCCTCACGTCCCTCGCCGCGGTGGCCGTGTGCATCCCCATCGGGTACGTCATGGCCAACCTGTTGGTCCGCGGTCGTCGCTTCCGCGTCCTGGGCATGATCGGCGACTTCATCACCGCCCTGCCACTGGGTATCCCCGCGGTCATCTTCGGTGTGGGGTTCCTGCTCACGTACACCGAACCTCCGTTGATCCTCTACGGCACTCGCACGGTGATCGTGCTCGTCTACATCGTGCTGATGTTGCCGTTCTCGGTCCGACTGCAGATGACGGCGATGCTCGCGCTGGGCAACACCTACACCGAGGCCTCGGCCACCAGCGGCGCCTCGCCCGTGGTGACCAATCTTCGAATTCTGTTGCCACTCATGCGAGGAGCCATCTTCGGCGCCGTCGCCCTGATGTTCATCCTTCTGACTCACGAGTTCGCCGCCTCGCTGCTCGTCCGCGCCTCGACGACCCAGGTCATGGGCACCCTGCTCTACGACATGTGGCAGAACGGCTCGTACCCGCTCGTCGCGGCGATGGCGCTGCTCATGACCGCGGTGACCACCACGGGAGTCGCGATCGCCATGCTCGTCGGCGGTCGCAACGTCCTCAGCAAGCTCTGA
- a CDS encoding SDR family NAD(P)-dependent oxidoreductase, whose amino-acid sequence MPEGSTRLTDKVILVTGATGGIGVDIVTRLASEGASVIVTDVDQSACDAAAHALERPDSHLACALDITDEEQWAATLALVEDRHGTLDAVVNNGAIGSLATVVDETVEQYRRVVEVSQTGTWLGMKHAGALIERTGGGSVVNICSILGSVGGLGNSIAYAAAKGAVRTMTKNAALHWARLGVRVNSIHPGFIATPPLLARYEGTPRHEAMLAGTPMGRLGSGAEVAAAVAFLAGDDARFVTGTELYVDGGWTAA is encoded by the coding sequence ATGCCCGAAGGCAGTACCCGTCTGACCGACAAGGTGATCCTCGTGACCGGCGCGACCGGCGGGATCGGTGTCGACATCGTGACGAGGCTGGCGTCCGAGGGAGCCAGCGTGATCGTCACCGATGTCGACCAGAGCGCCTGCGACGCAGCGGCGCACGCGCTGGAACGCCCCGACTCGCATCTGGCGTGCGCGCTGGACATCACCGACGAGGAGCAGTGGGCGGCGACCCTCGCCCTCGTGGAGGACCGTCACGGCACGCTCGACGCCGTCGTCAACAACGGTGCGATCGGATCGCTCGCCACCGTCGTCGACGAGACGGTGGAGCAGTATCGCCGCGTCGTCGAGGTGAGTCAGACCGGTACGTGGCTGGGGATGAAGCACGCCGGCGCCCTGATCGAGCGGACCGGCGGCGGATCGGTGGTCAACATCTGCTCCATCCTCGGCAGCGTCGGCGGACTGGGCAACAGCATCGCCTACGCCGCGGCGAAGGGTGCCGTGCGGACCATGACGAAGAACGCGGCGCTGCACTGGGCCCGCCTCGGGGTGCGGGTCAACTCGATCCACCCCGGTTTCATCGCGACCCCGCCACTGCTCGCGCGCTACGAGGGCACACCGCGCCACGAGGCCATGCTGGCCGGCACACCGATGGGACGACTGGGTTCCGGCGCGGAAGTCGCTGCCGCGGTGGCGTTCCTGGCCGGTGACGATGCACGCTTCGTGACCGGTACCGAGCTGTACGTCGACGGCGGGTGGACCGCCGCCTGA
- a CDS encoding MBL fold metallo-hydrolase — MTARWSDPGSVRIADGIHRVPLQMPSDGLRAINVYALETDRGLALIDGGWRRPGTYDEFSTALGEFGCRPDDVHDVFVTHVHRDHYTFAVDLRRRHGCRIHLGSAEAPGIVAIGELASNMPTSSLRELERAGADDIARAVRLDTSDEDFDSDDWEPPDAWLTEGALDIPGHRLTAVHTPGHTKGHMVFHDLDRDISYTGDHVLPTITPSIGFELGEWDLPLGHYLKSLEMMLDDRDRTVLPAHGDTGVGLHARVRELLDHHARRLAATRAVVADLTRATGLDVAERLPWTRRDRPFADLGTFDRMVAVCETLAHLDLDVHRGVLRVENQDGVDVFSVA; from the coding sequence GTGACCGCCCGGTGGTCCGATCCGGGATCCGTTCGGATCGCGGACGGCATCCACCGGGTGCCACTGCAGATGCCGTCCGACGGACTCCGTGCCATCAACGTCTATGCCCTGGAGACCGACAGGGGCCTGGCGCTGATCGACGGCGGATGGCGACGGCCGGGTACATATGACGAGTTCTCCACCGCGCTGGGCGAATTCGGTTGCCGACCGGACGACGTACACGACGTGTTCGTCACTCACGTCCACCGTGACCACTACACCTTCGCCGTCGACCTCCGCCGTCGACACGGCTGCCGCATCCACCTCGGGTCGGCCGAGGCGCCGGGGATCGTCGCCATCGGGGAGCTTGCCTCCAACATGCCGACATCGTCACTGCGTGAGCTGGAACGGGCCGGCGCCGACGACATCGCGCGAGCGGTTCGCCTGGACACCAGCGACGAGGACTTCGACTCGGACGACTGGGAGCCGCCGGACGCGTGGCTCACCGAGGGCGCCCTCGACATCCCCGGACACCGGTTGACCGCGGTGCACACGCCCGGCCACACCAAGGGCCACATGGTGTTCCACGATCTCGACCGAGACATCAGCTACACGGGCGACCACGTTCTGCCGACCATCACCCCGTCGATCGGATTCGAACTCGGTGAGTGGGACCTGCCCCTGGGGCACTACCTGAAGTCGTTGGAGATGATGCTCGACGATCGGGATCGCACGGTGCTGCCCGCTCACGGGGACACCGGTGTCGGTCTGCACGCGCGCGTGCGCGAACTCCTCGATCACCACGCCCGCCGCTTGGCGGCGACCCGTGCGGTCGTCGCCGACCTGACCCGGGCGACCGGCCTCGATGTGGCCGAGCGCCTTCCGTGGACCCGTCGTGATCGCCCGTTCGCGGATCTCGGAACGTTCGATCGCATGGTCGCGGTCTGCGAGACCCTGGCCCACCTCGATCTGGACGTCCACCGGGGCGTGCTGCGTGTGGAGAACCAGGACGGCGTCGACGTGTTCAGCGTCGCCTGA
- a CDS encoding EthD family reductase: protein MFDLMVLAARPNDWTHEQFMTWWRGEHAEVTYPLPGLLRWQHIDIVHSIDERSAGWDGLSILSFASRDDLKTALASPEWKVAVEHVGTMRGRRMIWYGDERTMVADTSTTS, encoded by the coding sequence ATGTTCGATCTGATGGTTCTCGCCGCCCGTCCGAACGACTGGACGCACGAGCAGTTCATGACGTGGTGGCGCGGTGAGCACGCGGAGGTGACCTACCCGCTCCCGGGCCTGCTGCGGTGGCAGCACATCGACATCGTCCACTCGATAGACGAGCGCAGCGCCGGGTGGGACGGACTGTCCATTCTGAGCTTCGCCTCGCGCGACGATCTCAAGACCGCGCTCGCCAGTCCGGAGTGGAAGGTCGCCGTCGAGCACGTCGGAACCATGCGTGGGCGACGGATGATCTGGTACGGCGACGAGCGGACCATGGTCGCCGACACGTCGACCACCTCGTGA
- a CDS encoding TetR/AcrR family transcriptional regulator, with the protein MSVGTTARRESPRSKRSRILTVAIEQFGRVGYDHTKWASVADEVGIGQTALYHYFESKAHCLLTIMRLELADSVERFDAATADRSDPEAALRAAVAGALQASPLDALQRRILQNHMDLLATERQSGKEEAERLQSRELVQEIERRWTRLIASGMDDGVFAEGDPKTVGRLVLALVISVWRWYRPNGPATLDEIAETVTTAVLKMVRP; encoded by the coding sequence ATGAGCGTCGGAACGACGGCACGCCGCGAGAGCCCGCGCTCCAAGCGGTCTCGTATTCTCACCGTCGCCATCGAGCAGTTCGGCAGGGTGGGCTACGACCACACCAAGTGGGCGTCGGTGGCGGACGAGGTCGGAATAGGCCAGACCGCGCTCTACCACTACTTCGAATCCAAAGCGCACTGTCTGCTCACCATCATGCGTCTGGAACTGGCGGATTCCGTCGAGCGCTTCGACGCGGCCACGGCCGACCGGAGCGACCCGGAGGCGGCACTGCGAGCCGCCGTCGCGGGAGCTCTCCAGGCCTCGCCGCTGGACGCTCTGCAGCGCCGGATCCTGCAGAACCACATGGACCTTCTGGCGACGGAGCGGCAGTCGGGGAAGGAGGAGGCCGAGCGTCTCCAGTCCCGAGAGCTGGTCCAGGAGATCGAGCGTCGGTGGACGAGATTGATCGCCAGTGGCATGGACGACGGGGTCTTCGCCGAGGGAGATCCGAAGACGGTGGGACGCCTGGTCCTCGCCCTCGTCATCAGCGTGTGGCGGTGGTACCGGCCGAACGGCCCCGCCACCCTCGACGAGATCGCCGAGACCGTCACCACCGCGGTGCTCAAGATGGTGCGCCCCTGA
- a CDS encoding class I adenylate-forming enzyme family protein produces MKTLALELRDRVREHPDAIAVIDLHGTHRLADVMAAAERGAEHMAQHDPTPPTVLIQADNTWQTVATALSVGLRGGVVAVLSPHATASEFVLAVEDVDPDMVVADLRTLEQWGVSDQDFPSGDAAVGDRHLRARRGDPRGVSRWNGGSVIAMTSGSTGRPKCVVQSEDALRYACSCTRDAVGLRPGDAVGAFVPLSSVAAACFGMYLPLFVGGPMVSIGKWSPAAALDAMAAHDVRWTMLVPTMALQLSLVENGAGRLAGMRAMTVGGGPMNASALERAEQFLGTTFLRVFGMSECLGHTTATPDDDPRLRLGTDGRPFPGTIVRAVNGAGEDVGTGEIGDAQVRGPSMFVGYARGGQVAAPTLTDDGYLPTGDLVEVATDGTITVMGRQKQIIIRGGRNIDINEVEAAVAGVPGIVQVCVVPIPDELLSERAGALVVTDGRALGLAEVTDGLSRRGVPRHNWPEYVFAVDDLPQNRVGKLSRPDAVRMAARLAGVPDPNSPRDE; encoded by the coding sequence GTGAAGACTCTCGCGCTCGAACTGCGAGACCGCGTCCGGGAACACCCCGACGCGATCGCCGTGATCGACCTGCACGGCACCCATCGACTGGCCGACGTGATGGCTGCCGCCGAACGCGGAGCCGAGCACATGGCACAGCACGACCCCACACCTCCCACTGTGCTGATCCAGGCGGACAACACCTGGCAGACGGTGGCCACCGCACTGTCGGTCGGTCTGCGCGGAGGCGTGGTCGCCGTGCTCAGCCCGCATGCCACAGCATCGGAATTCGTGCTCGCCGTCGAGGACGTCGACCCCGACATGGTGGTGGCCGACCTTCGCACACTCGAACAGTGGGGGGTGTCCGACCAGGACTTCCCGTCGGGCGACGCGGCGGTCGGTGACCGTCATCTGCGTGCTCGCCGTGGTGATCCGCGAGGTGTGTCGCGCTGGAACGGAGGCAGTGTCATCGCGATGACCTCCGGATCCACCGGTCGCCCGAAGTGCGTCGTCCAGTCCGAGGACGCACTGCGCTACGCCTGTTCGTGCACGAGGGACGCCGTGGGTCTGCGGCCGGGCGACGCGGTGGGCGCCTTCGTCCCCCTGTCCTCCGTCGCCGCAGCATGTTTCGGGATGTATCTGCCGCTGTTCGTGGGCGGACCGATGGTGTCGATCGGCAAGTGGTCACCGGCGGCCGCACTCGACGCGATGGCCGCCCACGACGTCCGCTGGACGATGCTGGTGCCGACGATGGCGCTGCAGCTGTCCCTCGTCGAGAACGGGGCCGGTCGACTCGCGGGGATGCGGGCGATGACGGTCGGCGGCGGGCCCATGAACGCGTCGGCTCTCGAACGGGCCGAGCAGTTCCTGGGAACGACGTTCCTCCGGGTGTTCGGCATGTCGGAGTGCCTCGGTCACACGACCGCGACCCCGGACGACGATCCTCGACTTCGCCTCGGTACGGACGGACGGCCGTTCCCCGGCACGATCGTGCGGGCCGTGAACGGTGCGGGGGAGGACGTGGGCACCGGGGAGATCGGTGACGCGCAGGTCCGCGGACCCTCGATGTTCGTCGGGTATGCACGGGGAGGACAGGTCGCGGCACCGACACTGACCGACGACGGATACCTGCCGACCGGTGACCTCGTCGAGGTGGCGACCGACGGCACCATCACCGTGATGGGCAGGCAGAAGCAGATCATCATCCGTGGTGGTCGCAACATCGACATCAACGAGGTCGAGGCGGCGGTGGCCGGCGTCCCCGGCATCGTGCAGGTCTGCGTGGTGCCGATCCCGGACGAGCTGCTGTCCGAGCGCGCCGGAGCCCTCGTGGTGACCGACGGACGCGCTCTCGGTCTGGCCGAGGTGACGGACGGATTGTCCCGTCGCGGCGTGCCACGACACAACTGGCCGGAGTACGTCTTCGCTGTGGACGATCTGCCGCAGAACCGTGTCGGGAAGCTCTCCCGACCCGATGCCGTGCGGATGGCAGCGCGTCTCGCCGGTGTTCCCGATCCGAATTCACCTCGGGACGAGTAA